A region of Streptomyces sp. R44 DNA encodes the following proteins:
- the ligA gene encoding NAD-dependent DNA ligase LigA: protein MTTTPAVEAHFSLSSRAAYEAAIEQLRDASRTYFGAGYSVMDDATYDRLRLAVKAWEAEHPADVAPDSPADQVADGAAPAGDVAHTTRLLSLDNVFAPEELVAWGASLQRRLGQEPTGGFTVEPKMDGAAVAARYRDGRLVQIITRGDGTQGEDVSHVIGTIVGLPEQLPVPATFEARGEVLFTQEQFEAANEIRIAHGGDVFANPRNGAAGTLRAKDRPYRLAMTFWAYGAVDLDGAAFLPAGAGHAETLAAVAEAGVQTTAATPAGLHVVAGLAEAQQKVDAIAAMRATLPFGIDGVVIKADSATEQATAGFGSRFPYWAIAYKLPAVERQTVLQDVFWEVGRTGVLAPTAVLAAVELDGSTVTRATLHNPADILRRDLHIGDTVTVHKAGDIIPRVQAAVVELRPRGALRVPLPEECPNCGGEIDKSQERWRCAKGTACALAPLIEYVAGRDILDIDGLGRKYVDALIGAGVVGDVADLFTLTEEQLTVASGSAKRGAKLAEQIRLAKSRPLSRVFCALGVPGTGRSMSRRIAAHFGTMEAIRAADADALQEVEGIGPEKAPVIVEQVSALAPVIDKLIAAGVGMTEPRQEKDDDAVEGPLSGKTVVVTGKMTGALDGWGRSEMGALIEKAGGRLGSGVNSRTTYLVAAPSASGKPSSKAVKAQELGVEVLAPEAFATLVAAYLD, encoded by the coding sequence ATGACGACAACGCCCGCCGTTGAGGCGCACTTCAGCCTGTCCAGCCGTGCCGCGTACGAGGCCGCCATCGAGCAGCTGCGCGACGCCTCCCGCACCTACTTCGGCGCGGGCTACAGCGTCATGGACGACGCCACGTACGACCGGCTGCGGCTCGCCGTGAAGGCCTGGGAGGCGGAGCATCCGGCCGACGTCGCCCCGGACTCGCCCGCCGACCAGGTCGCCGACGGAGCCGCCCCGGCCGGCGACGTCGCGCACACCACCCGGCTGCTCAGCCTCGACAACGTCTTCGCGCCCGAGGAGCTCGTCGCCTGGGGCGCCTCCCTCCAGCGCAGGCTCGGACAGGAGCCGACGGGAGGGTTCACCGTCGAGCCGAAGATGGACGGCGCCGCCGTCGCCGCCCGCTACCGCGACGGCCGCCTGGTGCAGATCATCACCCGCGGCGACGGTACGCAGGGAGAGGACGTCAGCCACGTCATCGGGACCATCGTGGGCCTCCCCGAGCAGCTGCCCGTCCCCGCCACCTTCGAGGCACGTGGCGAAGTCCTCTTCACCCAGGAGCAGTTCGAGGCCGCGAACGAGATACGGATCGCGCACGGCGGAGACGTCTTCGCCAATCCCCGCAACGGCGCCGCCGGCACGCTGCGGGCGAAGGACCGTCCCTACCGACTGGCCATGACCTTCTGGGCGTACGGCGCGGTCGACCTGGACGGCGCGGCGTTCCTCCCCGCCGGGGCCGGTCACGCCGAGACGCTGGCCGCGGTGGCCGAAGCCGGCGTGCAGACCACGGCGGCGACCCCCGCCGGACTGCACGTCGTCGCCGGTCTCGCCGAGGCCCAGCAGAAGGTCGACGCGATCGCCGCGATGCGCGCGACCCTGCCCTTCGGCATCGACGGCGTCGTCATCAAGGCCGACAGTGCCACCGAGCAGGCGACGGCCGGCTTCGGCAGCCGTTTCCCGTACTGGGCGATCGCCTACAAGCTGCCGGCCGTCGAGCGCCAGACCGTCCTCCAGGACGTGTTCTGGGAGGTAGGCCGTACGGGTGTGCTCGCCCCGACGGCCGTGCTCGCCGCCGTGGAGCTCGACGGCTCCACCGTCACCCGGGCCACCCTGCACAACCCCGCCGACATCCTCCGCCGCGACCTCCACATCGGCGACACCGTGACCGTCCACAAGGCCGGCGACATCATCCCGCGCGTCCAGGCCGCCGTCGTCGAGCTCCGCCCGCGGGGCGCCCTGCGCGTACCCCTGCCGGAGGAGTGTCCGAACTGCGGCGGGGAGATCGACAAGAGCCAGGAGCGCTGGCGCTGCGCGAAGGGCACCGCCTGTGCGCTCGCCCCGCTGATCGAGTACGTCGCGGGGCGCGACATCCTCGACATCGACGGCCTCGGCAGGAAGTACGTCGACGCCCTGATCGGCGCCGGGGTCGTCGGAGACGTCGCCGACCTGTTCACCCTGACGGAGGAGCAGCTCACCGTCGCGTCCGGCAGCGCCAAGCGGGGTGCGAAGCTGGCCGAGCAGATCCGGCTCGCCAAGTCCCGGCCCCTCAGCCGGGTCTTCTGCGCGCTCGGCGTGCCGGGCACCGGCCGCAGCATGTCCCGGCGCATCGCCGCGCACTTCGGCACCATGGAGGCCATCCGGGCGGCGGACGCCGACGCCCTGCAGGAGGTCGAGGGCATAGGCCCGGAGAAGGCGCCGGTCATCGTGGAGCAGGTGTCCGCGCTCGCCCCGGTGATCGACAAGCTGATCGCGGCGGGCGTCGGCATGACCGAGCCGCGCCAGGAGAAGGACGATGACGCGGTCGAGGGGCCGCTGAGCGGGAAGACCGTCGTCGTCACGGGGAAGATGACCGGCGCGCTGGACGGCTGGGGCCGCTCCGAGATGGGCGCGCTCATCGAGAAGGCGGGCGGGCGCCTGGGCAGTGGCGTCAATTCCAGGACCACGTATCTGGTCGCGGCGCCGTCCGCGAGCGGCAAGCCCAGCTCGAAGGCCGTCAAGGCCCAGGAACTGGGCGTCGAGGTCCTCGCTCCGGAGGCCTTCGCCACGCTGGTGGCCGCGTATCTGGACTGA
- a CDS encoding YqjF family protein, with product MPQIQPAVEPEPVSADPPHRTDRTLLTQSWLDLAFLHSPVEPAEVAPLLPAGTVPDTLDGVTYVGLVAFRMHRVGWFRLPGIPYLGSFPETNVRLYSVDGHGRRGVVFRSLDASRLVPVTVGRWAFRIPYVWSKMSVRSDGSTVTYTSRRRWPGPRGAHSAISLDIGERVAEPTALEHFLTARWGMHSSFRGRPLYLPNHHPRWPLHRAGLRSCDESLLAAAGLGRPLGEPVSVLYSPGVPVRFGAPPRLPRTVAVPRQRSAGD from the coding sequence ATGCCGCAGATCCAGCCCGCCGTGGAACCCGAGCCCGTATCGGCCGACCCGCCACACCGCACGGACCGCACCCTCCTCACCCAGTCCTGGCTGGACCTGGCGTTTCTGCACTCGCCCGTCGAGCCCGCCGAGGTGGCCCCGCTGCTTCCCGCCGGGACCGTGCCCGACACTCTCGACGGCGTCACCTACGTCGGTCTCGTCGCCTTCCGGATGCACCGCGTCGGCTGGTTCCGCCTGCCCGGGATCCCGTACCTCGGGAGCTTCCCGGAGACGAACGTCCGTCTGTACTCCGTGGACGGTCACGGGCGCCGCGGTGTGGTGTTCCGCTCGCTCGACGCGTCCCGTCTCGTCCCCGTGACGGTCGGGCGGTGGGCGTTCCGCATCCCCTACGTGTGGTCGAAGATGTCCGTCAGGAGCGACGGCTCCACGGTCACGTACACCAGCAGACGCCGCTGGCCGGGGCCGCGCGGGGCGCACAGCGCGATCAGCCTGGACATCGGCGAGCGGGTCGCGGAGCCCACCGCGCTCGAACACTTCCTGACCGCCCGCTGGGGCATGCACAGCTCCTTCCGCGGGCGCCCCCTCTACCTGCCGAACCACCACCCCCGCTGGCCGCTGCACCGCGCCGGCCTCCGGTCCTGCGACGAAAGCCTCCTCGCGGCGGCCGGCCTCGGCCGCCCCCTCGGGGAGCCCGTGAGCGTGCTGTACTCACCGGGCGTCCCCGTCCGCTTCGGCGCCCCGCCACGGCTCCCCCGCACCGTGGCCGTTCCGCGCCAGAGGAGCGCCGGCGACTGA
- a CDS encoding nuclear transport factor 2 family protein — MKSFRQAVEANDHAAIEALLAEDVVFTSPVAFKPYPGKAITAAILRGVARVLTDFRYVREITGEDGRDHALVFEARVGDRAITGCDFLHLDEHGLIDDFMVMVRPLSAAQALSEAMGAQFARIAAEASGAARAGGVSSADGA; from the coding sequence ATGAAGTCCTTCCGTCAGGCCGTCGAGGCGAACGACCACGCGGCCATCGAGGCACTGCTCGCCGAGGATGTCGTCTTCACCAGTCCCGTGGCCTTCAAGCCCTACCCGGGCAAGGCCATCACCGCGGCCATCCTGCGCGGCGTCGCCCGTGTCCTCACCGACTTCCGCTACGTCCGGGAGATCACGGGCGAGGACGGTCGCGACCACGCCCTGGTCTTCGAGGCCCGGGTCGGCGACCGCGCGATCACCGGCTGCGACTTCCTCCACCTCGACGAGCACGGCCTCATCGACGACTTCATGGTCATGGTCCGGCCGCTCTCCGCGGCACAGGCGCTGTCCGAGGCGATGGGCGCGCAGTTCGCTCGCATCGCCGCCGAGGCCTCCGGCGCGGCGCGGGCAGGCGGGGTGTCATCGGCGGACGGGGCCTGA
- a CDS encoding type 1 glutamine amidotransferase domain-containing protein: MSKILFVMTGADHWTLADGTKHPTGFWAEEAVAPYQAFKAAGHEVVVATPGGVVPTVDAGSLTPEANGGQEGADKIASALASIDEIRKPVKLEDVHLAGYDAVFYPGGHGPMEDLAVDATSGKLLTDALRSGKPLGVVCHGPAALLAATDADGSNAFAGRKVAAFTNAEETQAGLADRAKWLLETRLVEAGVDVQVAEPWAPHVVVDGNLVTGQNPASSAPLAAELLKKLA; the protein is encoded by the coding sequence ATGTCGAAGATCCTTTTCGTGATGACCGGTGCCGACCACTGGACGCTGGCCGACGGCACCAAGCACCCGACCGGCTTCTGGGCCGAGGAGGCCGTCGCCCCGTACCAGGCGTTCAAGGCCGCCGGCCACGAGGTCGTCGTGGCCACGCCGGGCGGCGTGGTCCCGACCGTCGACGCGGGGAGCCTCACCCCGGAGGCCAACGGCGGCCAGGAGGGCGCGGACAAGATCGCTTCGGCGCTCGCCTCCATCGACGAGATCAGGAAGCCGGTCAAGCTGGAGGACGTCCACCTGGCCGGTTACGACGCCGTCTTCTACCCCGGCGGCCACGGCCCCATGGAGGACCTCGCCGTGGACGCGACCTCCGGGAAGCTGCTGACCGACGCCCTGCGGTCGGGCAAGCCCCTGGGCGTCGTCTGCCACGGGCCGGCCGCGCTCCTCGCCGCCACGGACGCCGACGGCTCGAACGCCTTCGCGGGCCGCAAGGTCGCCGCCTTCACCAATGCCGAGGAGACCCAGGCGGGCCTCGCCGACAGGGCGAAGTGGCTGCTGGAGACCCGGCTCGTCGAGGCCGGCGTGGACGTCCAGGTCGCCGAGCCGTGGGCTCCGCACGTCGTCGTCGACGGCAACCTCGTCACCGGGCAGAACCCTGCCTCCTCCGCCCCGCTCGCCGCGGAGCTGCTCAAGAAGCTGGCCTGA
- a CDS encoding ferredoxin, which translates to MRVSIDSDVCIGAGQCALTSPDVFTQDDDGFGTVLPGREDGTGTLVREAVRACPVQAITLQDPVGGTDPSQRG; encoded by the coding sequence ATGAGGGTCTCGATCGACTCGGACGTCTGTATCGGCGCGGGGCAGTGCGCGCTGACCTCCCCGGACGTCTTCACCCAGGACGACGACGGCTTCGGGACGGTTCTCCCGGGCCGGGAGGACGGGACCGGGACGCTGGTCCGCGAGGCGGTCCGCGCCTGCCCCGTACAGGCGATCACGCTCCAGGACCCGGTCGGCGGGACGGACCCGTCACAGCGGGGGTGA
- a CDS encoding cytochrome P450, giving the protein MRPSEAPVTKAVAFPQDRTCPYHPPTAYPRTEDEHPLSRVTLWDDRQVWFVTGHAAARTLLADQRLSTDSTRGDFPLPTERATAVRRRRRTPLLGWDDPEHNAQRRLLIPSFTLKRAESLRPRIQETVDRLLDAMEAQGPPAELVSAFALPVPSIVICDLLGVPYADHDFFEEQSRRLLRGPTVADTEDALAQLEGYLGDLIDRKRLKPGDGVLDDLVARGSEDGGPDRQELVQLATILLVAGHETTANMISLGTYTLLSHPERLAELRADPGLVPAAVEELLRFLSIADGLLRVAREDIDVAGTVIRAGEGVVFSTSVINRDAAAYAEPDTLDWARSARHHVAFGFGIHQCLGQNLARAELEIALGTLLRRLPGLRLAVPAEEVPFKPGDTIQGMLELPVTW; this is encoded by the coding sequence ATCCGCCCTAGCGAGGCCCCCGTGACCAAAGCCGTGGCGTTCCCCCAGGACCGGACCTGCCCCTACCACCCGCCCACCGCCTACCCCCGGACCGAGGACGAGCACCCGCTGTCGCGGGTCACCCTGTGGGACGACAGGCAGGTGTGGTTCGTCACCGGACACGCGGCCGCGCGCACGCTCCTCGCGGACCAGCGCCTGTCCACCGACTCCACCCGTGGCGACTTCCCGCTGCCGACGGAACGCGCGACCGCCGTGCGCCGGCGCCGGCGCACGCCGCTGCTCGGCTGGGACGACCCCGAGCACAACGCCCAGCGGCGGCTGCTGATCCCGAGCTTCACCCTCAAGCGCGCCGAGAGCCTGCGGCCCCGCATCCAGGAGACCGTGGACCGGCTCCTGGACGCGATGGAGGCGCAGGGACCGCCGGCCGAGCTGGTGAGCGCGTTCGCGCTGCCCGTGCCGTCGATCGTCATCTGCGACCTGCTCGGCGTGCCGTACGCGGACCACGACTTCTTCGAGGAGCAGTCGCGGCGGCTGCTGCGCGGCCCGACGGTGGCGGACACCGAGGACGCGCTCGCCCAGCTCGAGGGCTACCTGGGCGACTTGATCGACCGCAAGCGGCTGAAGCCCGGGGACGGCGTCCTGGACGACCTGGTGGCGCGCGGATCGGAAGACGGCGGTCCCGACCGGCAGGAGCTGGTGCAGCTCGCGACGATCCTCCTGGTGGCCGGGCACGAGACCACGGCGAACATGATCTCGCTGGGCACCTACACCCTGCTGAGCCACCCGGAGCGGCTTGCCGAACTGCGCGCGGACCCCGGGCTCGTACCTGCCGCCGTGGAGGAGCTGCTGCGGTTCCTGTCGATCGCCGACGGACTGCTGCGGGTCGCGCGCGAGGACATCGATGTCGCCGGGACGGTGATCCGCGCGGGCGAGGGCGTGGTCTTCTCGACCTCGGTCATCAACAGGGACGCCGCCGCCTACGCCGAACCGGACACCCTCGACTGGGCCCGGTCCGCCCGCCACCACGTGGCGTTCGGTTTCGGCATCCACCAGTGCCTCGGGCAGAACCTCGCACGGGCGGAGCTGGAGATCGCGCTCGGGACGCTGCTGCGCCGGCTGCCGGGGCTGCGACTGGCCGTCCCCGCCGAGGAGGTCCCGTTCAAACCGGGCGACACGATCCAGGGGATGCTCGAACTCCCCGTCACATGGTGA
- a CDS encoding sensor histidine kinase: MDRRSPIDTEAGDPDAGWLATVMHVAFFVLLCSSLTRYLIVHPGAPGTPWVIVLAIVLALLYVLGPVLGPGQADARGGPVGSEGRGGRAGTDGRGGRAGGLRVSPTTAHGLWLAAVIGTWLALVALAPSFGWCAVPLFYTGLRSLRTRSAIILVALLTAIVVGAQVKLRLRFGFDPNLLFAPPAVAAVATAVFIYSQRQADRLRTVIIDLVRTRRELAATERREGTLAERQRLSIEIHDTLAQGLSSQQMLLQAADRLWDTDRAAARRHIRTAGSIAEHNLAEARRFVHDLAPADLAGGGGLDEALRALAERESSDTLRVRFHQDGTPAAALPDRVQAALLRIAQGALANIREHAGAGTAALTLSHLDDQVVLDIADDGRGFDPVEKPGGVRGHGLPAMRARVQQLGGTLTIESTPGEGTVLTAVIPLSPLS; encoded by the coding sequence ATGGACAGGCGGTCGCCGATCGACACGGAGGCGGGCGACCCGGACGCCGGCTGGCTCGCGACCGTGATGCACGTGGCGTTCTTCGTCCTGCTGTGCTCGTCGCTGACCCGGTATCTGATCGTCCACCCCGGCGCTCCCGGGACCCCGTGGGTCATCGTTCTGGCCATCGTGCTGGCCCTGCTGTACGTGCTGGGTCCGGTCCTCGGCCCCGGCCAGGCCGACGCACGTGGCGGACCGGTCGGGTCCGAGGGGCGTGGCGGCCGGGCCGGGACCGACGGGCGCGGTGGCCGGGCCGGGGGGCTCCGGGTGTCCCCCACCACGGCCCATGGGCTCTGGCTGGCGGCCGTCATCGGGACCTGGCTCGCCCTCGTGGCGCTGGCGCCGAGTTTCGGCTGGTGCGCGGTGCCGCTCTTCTACACGGGCCTGCGTTCCCTGCGTACCCGGTCGGCGATCATCCTGGTCGCCCTGCTCACCGCCATCGTCGTGGGCGCCCAGGTGAAGCTGCGGCTGCGTTTCGGCTTCGATCCGAACCTTCTGTTCGCGCCGCCGGCCGTCGCCGCCGTCGCCACCGCCGTGTTCATCTACTCCCAGCGCCAGGCGGACCGGCTCCGGACCGTCATCATCGACCTCGTCCGCACCCGCCGGGAACTGGCCGCGACCGAGCGCCGCGAGGGCACGCTCGCCGAGCGGCAGCGGCTTTCCATTGAGATCCACGACACCCTCGCGCAGGGCCTGTCGAGCCAGCAGATGCTGCTCCAGGCCGCCGACCGGCTCTGGGACACCGACCGGGCCGCCGCCCGCCGCCACATCCGTACGGCAGGGTCCATCGCCGAGCACAACCTCGCAGAGGCCCGCCGCTTCGTCCACGACCTCGCGCCCGCCGACCTCGCCGGGGGCGGCGGCCTCGACGAAGCGCTGCGCGCCCTCGCCGAACGGGAGTCGTCCGACACCCTCCGGGTCCGTTTCCACCAGGACGGCACGCCCGCCGCCGCCCTCCCCGACCGCGTACAGGCGGCGCTGCTGCGGATCGCCCAGGGGGCCCTTGCCAACATCCGCGAGCACGCCGGCGCCGGCACGGCGGCCCTGACCCTCAGTCACCTGGACGATCAGGTCGTCCTGGACATCGCCGACGACGGCCGGGGGTTCGACCCCGTCGAGAAGCCGGGCGGGGTGCGCGGCCACGGCCTGCCCGCGATGCGCGCGCGTGTCCAGCAGCTCGGCGGCACCCTGACCATCGAGTCGACACCGGGCGAGGGGACGGTCCTGACGGCCGTCATCCCGCTGTCGCCACTGTCCTGA
- a CDS encoding heme-binding protein, whose amino-acid sequence MKKMTLRTRVLTGTVAAGALAAGLFGTVSANAAAPAAAPAAVTADAGNGNTTQSTHLAIEAATKAAQASLDAAEKENQRVSVAVVDRNGNTLVTLRGDGAGPQSYESAQKKAYTAVSWNAPTSELAKRLTNAPTLRDIPGTLFLAGGAPVTAKGAPIAGIGVAGAPSGDLDEKFAQAGVAALAK is encoded by the coding sequence GTGAAGAAGATGACCCTGCGCACCCGTGTCCTGACCGGTACCGTCGCCGCCGGCGCGCTCGCCGCGGGCCTGTTCGGCACCGTCTCCGCGAACGCCGCCGCCCCGGCCGCCGCTCCCGCCGCCGTCACGGCCGACGCGGGCAACGGCAACACGACGCAGTCGACGCACCTGGCGATCGAGGCCGCCACGAAGGCCGCGCAGGCGTCCCTGGACGCCGCCGAGAAGGAGAACCAGCGGGTCTCTGTCGCGGTCGTCGACCGCAACGGCAACACCCTCGTGACCCTGCGCGGCGACGGCGCCGGCCCGCAGTCCTACGAGTCGGCCCAGAAGAAGGCGTACACCGCCGTCTCCTGGAACGCCCCGACCTCGGAGCTCGCCAAGCGCCTCACCAACGCGCCGACCCTGCGCGACATCCCCGGCACTCTGTTCCTCGCCGGTGGCGCCCCCGTCACCGCCAAGGGCGCGCCGATCGCGGGCATCGGTGTCGCGGGTGCCCCCTCGGGCGACCTGGACGAGAAGTTCGCCCAGGCCGGCGTCGCCGCCCTCGCGAAGTAA
- a CDS encoding ankyrin repeat domain-containing protein produces the protein MDDRNSRLLAAARRGDADAVRAALAAGAAVEARDEELRSPLLLASLGDHVAAARALVEAGADPNAQDRRQDSAWLVTGVTGSVEMMRTLLPAGPDTTRRNRFGGISLIPASEHGHVAYVRAVLDETDTDVDHVNDFGWTALLEAVILGDGERPHQEVVELLLTAGADPNLADAEGVTPLRHAERRGFDRIARLLTSE, from the coding sequence ATGGACGACCGCAACAGCCGGCTCCTCGCGGCCGCCCGCCGGGGCGACGCCGACGCGGTCCGCGCCGCCCTGGCGGCGGGCGCCGCGGTGGAGGCCCGCGACGAGGAGCTGCGCTCCCCGCTGCTGCTCGCCTCGCTCGGCGATCACGTGGCCGCCGCCCGGGCCCTCGTCGAGGCCGGCGCCGACCCGAACGCCCAGGACCGCCGCCAGGACAGCGCATGGCTGGTCACCGGCGTGACCGGCAGCGTCGAGATGATGCGTACGCTGCTCCCGGCCGGCCCGGACACGACACGGCGCAACCGCTTCGGCGGGATCTCGCTGATCCCCGCGAGCGAACACGGCCACGTCGCCTACGTACGGGCGGTCCTGGACGAGACCGACACCGACGTCGACCACGTCAACGACTTCGGGTGGACGGCCCTCCTGGAGGCCGTGATCCTCGGCGACGGAGAACGGCCGCACCAGGAGGTCGTCGAACTCCTCCTCACCGCCGGCGCCGACCCGAACCTCGCGGACGCGGAGGGCGTCACCCCCCTCCGGCATGCCGAACGACGTGGCTTCGACCGGATCGCGCGCCTGCTCACATCAGAGTGA